GTTGGATGGCGCATGACCCTGTCACCGGGGATCACACTGAAAGGCCAACATCGTCTAGAGAGGCATGTGTTATTTGATGCGGATCTCCATATCCCCGGCGGGCAATGGACCTGCCTTCTGGGCCGGTCAGGCGTGGGCAAGTCAACAGTTCTGCGGCTGATCCTTGGGCTTGAAACCGGGGGAGAGTTTCAAGGCAGCTTTGCAGCAACCGACGGGTCCCCCTTGGCGGGGCGGATCAGCTATATGGCCCAGTCGGACCTGCTGCTGCCATGGTTGTCGGTGCTGGACAACATCTGTATCGGTGCGCGGCTGCGCGGGGAGCCATCGGATACTGATGCCGCCCGCGCAATGCTGCACCGCGTTGGATTGGCGGCGCATGCACATCAGAAACCAGCCACACTTTCAGGTGGAATGCGGCAACGGGCCGCCCTCGCCCGCACTCTGTTTGAAGACCGCGCAATCGTGTTTCTGGACGAGCCGTTTTCAGCGCTGGATGCCGGCACCCGTGCTGACATGCAGGAACTGGCTGCCGAAGTCTTACAGGGCCGCACCGTTTTGCTTGTGACCCATGATCCGGCAGAGGCCGCGCGCCTGGCCCATCAGATTACCGTCATGTCCGCGCAAGCCACACAAAACTGGCCGACACCGCAAACAAGCGCCCTACGTCAGATCAACGCGCCCGAAACACTCGCCTGTCAGGCCGCGTTGCTGGAATACCTGCGTGGAGCCAGCGTATGAGATTACAGGATATCCTTTTGGCTCTGTTGATTGGGTTGGGCCTCTGGCACGCGCTGGTGATCCTCACAGATGCACCGCACTTTATCCTGCCCTCCCCCTGGCGGGTTGCGCAGGCAGCTTACAACAGCCGGGTGATCCTGCTTGAAAACGCATGGGTCACAATGATCGAAGTTGGTCTTGGGCTTGTTATTGGCAGCCTGCTTGGTGTGGTCACGGCAATCCAACTGGCCATGTCAAAGACCGCGGAACGGCTGATGCTGCCAATCCTTGTGTTTACCCAGGCCGTGCCTGTCTTTGCATTGGCCCCGCTTCTGACACTTTGGTTCGGCTATGGCATGGGGTCAAAAATCATCATGGCGGTTCTGATCATCTACTTTCCCGTTACCTCTGCCTTTCACGACGGGCTGACCCGGATCGACAGCGGATACCGCGATTTGGCGATATCAATGGGGGCGGGCAAATGGACCTTTATGCGCCACGTTCAAATTCCCAATGCACTGCCCAGCCTTGGCAGCGGCCTAAGGCTGGCCGCGGTTTACGCCCCGATTGGTGCGGTGATCGGTGAATGGGTCGGCGCGTCCAAAGGGCTGGGCTATCTGATGCTGCTCGCCAATGGGCGCGCAAAAATCGACCTGATGTTCGCCAGTTTGATCGTCCTCGCCTGTCTGACGGTGATCCTGCACATCAGTGTGGGCATGCTGGCGACCAGGTTAACCCGCTTCACCCAGGGCACCTGTGGTAACAGAAAGACCTGACTGACACGCAAGCAAGTTGCGGGCCACACCCCCATTAGATAGGGCCGTATCCTCGCCTCCGGCGGCGGGCCGCTCCACCCCTATCGAATAGCGTTGCCTCGCCCCCATCCGCGTTCGCTATGTGGCAAGGTTTCAGAGCAAGCCGCTTTCAGCGGTTGTTCAGAAAACCTGCCCCAACTGGAAGGAATAACGAATGCGCCAATGCACCAATGCACCAAAATGGACGGGAAAGGAAAGGGTCTGTCGCAAAAGGCAGAACTATGTGCCGTCTCACAAAATGTGAAATGGCGGACCGAGGAGGATTCGAACCCCCGACCCCCTGATTCGTAGTCAGGTACTCTATCCAGCTGAGCTATCGGTCCACTGAGGGGCGGTTTAGTGGGCTTGTCAGAGGTTTGCAAGCCCAAGTTTCATGCTAATCGGCACAAACTTCAAAGGATGTTCAGCGTACCGTCACCCTTTGGTAAAATTATCCGAAATCGCGTGCCCGATGCGTCGGTTTCGGCAAGGATAAGCTGCCCACCGTGACCTTTTACCAACTCGGCCGCGATGGCCAGACCCAGGCCTGAACCGCCTTTGCGCGCGCCTCCCTGAAACGGGGTAAACAAATGTTCCTGTGCCTTGGCAGGCAGGCCGGGACCGGTGTCGGAGACATCAATCTGCCAGGCGCTGTCTGATTCTCCCGCCTGTACCGTAATCTCTCCCCCCTGCCCGATACCCATCAGGGCCTGACGGGCGTTGCGGACCAAATTCGATATCACACGATACAGCTGTTCTGCATCAGCACGTACCATCATTCCGGCAGGCACATCAGTGACATAGCGGATCGGTTGATCACCGCTGGCCAGTTTTTCACCCTCCACCGCGTCTTCGATCAGCGTTTCAAGCAAAGCCATCGTCAAGGTCGGTCCCGGCTCCTCAGCGCGGCCGAAAGCCAGCGTGCTTTCGCACAGATGCACCGCGCGGGTGATCGATCCCACCAGCTTGGGTGCCATGCGCTTGACCACAGGATCCTCGGACATCTCGATCCGGTCGGTAAACAGCTGCGCCGAAGTCATGATGTTGCGCAGATCATGGCTGATCTTGCTTACCGCTGACCCAAGTTGCGCCAAGCGTTCCTTTTGTTTCAGTGCCTGTGTCAGATCTGTTTGCAGGGTCATCAGCGCCATCTCGGCTTCGCGCAATTCGGTGATGCTGGCCGAGGGCTCAATGATCCGGCGGGCATCTTCGGGGGCTTGGGCATAACGTTGCATATGGCCCACAACGCCCTTGATCGGCTTCAGCAGCAACGCCCGCAACGCCAGAAACAACAACACAGCGGTGATCACCGAAATCACCGCCGAAAGCACAAGGATACGGGTGCCATAATCAATCATCGCCATACGCAGCGGCGCGGTTTCCATGGTGACCTCAATCAGCAATCCGGCCTCGCGCACGGGTGCACCGATCACCCGTACAATCTCATTTCGGGGGCTGAACATCCGCCGCAACGCATCCCGGATCAGGGTCATCGCCGTGGCATCGCGCAGATCAAAAGTTTCCGATACCGCCTGTGGCATATTGGTGGACAGCACCAGTTGCCGCGCCTCGTCGCGCCGCAATACCACGTTGAACACCTCTGCATTGCGCAGCAGCTCGCTTTCCAGCTCCGGGTCCAGCATGTCGTCTGCAAGCAGCGCCAGCGATGCAATCTGCGCCCGCTCCAACCGGTTCAACATATAGTCTTCGCGAAACCGCGCGATAGAGGGCACGAAGATCAGGATTTCGGCGATCATCACAAAGACCGTTGTCAGGATCAAAAGCCGACCGGAAAGAGAGTGAACCATTGTGCGTTACCAAAGCAGGATGGCGGGGGTGCCATCGCAGACACCCGTTACCGGCAGCGTGACATCGGGCCGCGTCATGGCAGATACCGCTGCACAAATCCCACCACCTGTTTGACCAGATCACTTTCGAAAAGCCGTGGGCTAAAGTAAGCACCCGCTGCGCGTTTGTTGATCTCTCCAATTGTGGGATAGGGTGCAACCATGGCGGCAATCTGGCTCATTTTCATCTTATTGGCCAGTGCCAGCGCCCATAGATTGATCAGCTCCCCTGCTTGATAGCCAACGATGGATGCGCCAACTGGACGTCCCTTTACCACCATCAGTTTGATGAAACCCTTGGTCTTGCGTTCGGCAATGGCGCGGTCGTTGTGGGTATAGTGAAACCGCACCACCTCCAGCTTGCTGCCATGTTGCTCCTTGGCCTGTGCCTCGGTCAAGCCGACCTGCGCCAGTTCAGGGTCGGTATAGGTTGCCCAGGGGATATGCGCGGTCTTGGCCTTGGAGGGCAGGCCGAACAGCATCGAGCGAATGATCACCCCGGCATGATACCCCGCCACATGGGTGAACTGCAGCCCCCCGGCCACATCACCAATGGCATAGACTTTCCTGTTGGTGCTCCGCAGACCGTCATCCACCTTGATGCCCGATTTGGTGGGTTCAATCCCGGCTTTCTCCAGATCCAGCTTGTCGGTATTTGCCTTGCGCCCCACCGCCATCAGCAGATGCGACCCTTTGAAAATGCGCCCGTCCTTTGCCTCCACCTCAATTGCGCCGGCTTTGCCGCGAATCTCTGCCGCCAGCGCATCCTCTTCAATCACCACGCCTTCATCACGCAGACTGTCCAGCACCACCGTCGCCAGTTCCGGGTCATCCTTGCCCAGCGCCTTGGCCCCTTCAATCACCGTCACGGCACAGCCCATGCGAATATGTGCCTGCGCCATTTCCATGCCGATTGGCCCGCCGCCGATGATCAACAGATGCGCGGGCTTTTCGCGCAACTCGAACAGGGTCTCGTTGGTCTCATAGGGCACTTTATCCAATCCGGGGATTGGCGGCACCAAAGGCGATGAACCTGTCGCAATGACAATCCGGCGCGCCTTGATCACCGTATCACCCGCCTGCACCTCATCCGCCGAGATGAATCGCCCGAATTCACGGATCACGTTGATCCCAAACCCCTCGAACCGCTCTTGGCTGTCCACCGGTGCGATTTGTGCGATCACATCCGCCACATGATCCTTGGCCGCGGCGTAATCGACCGTGCCCGCCGCATCCGCCACACCATATTGCGCCGAATGCTGCTGGCCATAAGCCGCCTTGCCGCTGGCGATCAGTGCTTTGGAGGGCACACAGCCGTAGTTCAGGCAATCCCCGCCCATCTTATGCCCTTCCAGCAGGACAACATCCGCCCCCATCTGCGCCGCACCCGCCGCGACAGAAAGCCCGCCAGAGCCTGCACCAATAATCAGAACATCGGTTTTGATCCGGTTCATTTCACAAGCTCCTTCTTGCCGGTAACGGCTTTGATCACAACGGGCAGCACGGACAGGGCGGTCAGCCCCAGAATGGGCAACAGAATGTGCGGCTCAAAGATAATGCCAAGGTTCGGCGTTTCACCCCGTGCAAAAACCTCGCCCAGCCCAGCACCGACGGAGGTATAGACCAGGCTGCCCGGAATGATCCCCAGAAAGGTCGATACCGCAAAACGAAACAGCGAGACTCCGACAAAGGCGGGAATCAGATTGGCCACAAAGAACGGCACTGCCGGCACCAGCCGAATGAAAA
This DNA window, taken from Sulfitobacter pacificus, encodes the following:
- a CDS encoding ABC transporter ATP-binding protein — protein: MTLSPGITLKGQHRLERHVLFDADLHIPGGQWTCLLGRSGVGKSTVLRLILGLETGGEFQGSFAATDGSPLAGRISYMAQSDLLLPWLSVLDNICIGARLRGEPSDTDAARAMLHRVGLAAHAHQKPATLSGGMRQRAALARTLFEDRAIVFLDEPFSALDAGTRADMQELAAEVLQGRTVLLVTHDPAEAARLAHQITVMSAQATQNWPTPQTSALRQINAPETLACQAALLEYLRGASV
- a CDS encoding ABC transporter permease, whose translation is MRLQDILLALLIGLGLWHALVILTDAPHFILPSPWRVAQAAYNSRVILLENAWVTMIEVGLGLVIGSLLGVVTAIQLAMSKTAERLMLPILVFTQAVPVFALAPLLTLWFGYGMGSKIIMAVLIIYFPVTSAFHDGLTRIDSGYRDLAISMGAGKWTFMRHVQIPNALPSLGSGLRLAAVYAPIGAVIGEWVGASKGLGYLMLLANGRAKIDLMFASLIVLACLTVILHISVGMLATRLTRFTQGTCGNRKT
- a CDS encoding sensor histidine kinase encodes the protein MVHSLSGRLLILTTVFVMIAEILIFVPSIARFREDYMLNRLERAQIASLALLADDMLDPELESELLRNAEVFNVVLRRDEARQLVLSTNMPQAVSETFDLRDATAMTLIRDALRRMFSPRNEIVRVIGAPVREAGLLIEVTMETAPLRMAMIDYGTRILVLSAVISVITAVLLFLALRALLLKPIKGVVGHMQRYAQAPEDARRIIEPSASITELREAEMALMTLQTDLTQALKQKERLAQLGSAVSKISHDLRNIMTSAQLFTDRIEMSEDPVVKRMAPKLVGSITRAVHLCESTLAFGRAEEPGPTLTMALLETLIEDAVEGEKLASGDQPIRYVTDVPAGMMVRADAEQLYRVISNLVRNARQALMGIGQGGEITVQAGESDSAWQIDVSDTGPGLPAKAQEHLFTPFQGGARKGGSGLGLAIAAELVKGHGGQLILAETDASGTRFRIILPKGDGTLNIL
- a CDS encoding dihydrolipoyl dehydrogenase family protein translates to MNRIKTDVLIIGAGSGGLSVAAGAAQMGADVVLLEGHKMGGDCLNYGCVPSKALIASGKAAYGQQHSAQYGVADAAGTVDYAAAKDHVADVIAQIAPVDSQERFEGFGINVIREFGRFISADEVQAGDTVIKARRIVIATGSSPLVPPIPGLDKVPYETNETLFELREKPAHLLIIGGGPIGMEMAQAHIRMGCAVTVIEGAKALGKDDPELATVVLDSLRDEGVVIEEDALAAEIRGKAGAIEVEAKDGRIFKGSHLLMAVGRKANTDKLDLEKAGIEPTKSGIKVDDGLRSTNRKVYAIGDVAGGLQFTHVAGYHAGVIIRSMLFGLPSKAKTAHIPWATYTDPELAQVGLTEAQAKEQHGSKLEVVRFHYTHNDRAIAERKTKGFIKLMVVKGRPVGASIVGYQAGELINLWALALANKMKMSQIAAMVAPYPTIGEINKRAAGAYFSPRLFESDLVKQVVGFVQRYLP